The window GTCCCAGGACGACTTGCTGAACGCGGTCTTCGCCGCGAGGCCGGCCAGGCTCAGGCCGGTGCGTGCCTTCAACTCCCGCAGGGCGGCGGACAGTCGGGTCCGTTCCGGCGACGGCGCCGTCATCCCCGTAGGGCCTTCCAGGTGTGCGGCCCGACGATGCCGTCCACGACCAGCCCCGCCCGCTTCTGCACCTGCTTGACCGCGCGCTCCGTCACCGGACCGAAGATCCCGTCGATGCCGCCCGGCGAGATGCCCGCCCTGCGCAGCAGACACTGCGCCTCGGCCACCTCCGGCCCGGCGTGGCCGTTCGCCAGGATGGCGTCCTGAGTGCGGCTGTTGCCCGCGTACCAGCGGCCGTCGATCCGCTCGACGCGGCAGGTGTACGCGGGTGCCGACTGCGAGGCCGACTGCGAGGCCGACGCGGCTGCCGACGCGGCGGTCGCGGCGAGGGGAGCCGTCGGTCGTTCCTGCTCGCCGCGGGCCAGTCGTACGACGAGGAAGACGGCCGTGGAGACGGCCAGCACCAGCGCCACGGCCCCCGACACCAGCGCGACGCGCAGGGACCGGCCGGGCGACCGTCTCGCGGTGGCTTCAGCGGCCTCGGTGGCCTCGGTGGCCTCGGTGGCCTCGGCGGAGAGGATCTCCGGCTCTGCCGTCGCCGCGTGCGGTGCGGGCGCCTTTGCCGTGACGGTGTCGGCGCGCCTGTTCCCCCACACCTCCGTGGCGACCTCGTGCAACGCCAGTAAGCGCGTCGGATCCTCACCCACCACCCGGGCCAGCGCCTCGACGGCCTCCCGGGGCGGCAGCGACCTGCCGCCCAGATACCGTTCCCACGACTTCGGGCTGTACCCCGTCCTCGCCGCGAGCTGCCGCAGGCTCAGCCCGCTGTGATCCTTCAGGCGGCGCAGCCGCACCACCAACTGCCGCACGCGCGGATCCAGTTCCGCGGGCAGCACTGCCCAACGCGACATGTTCCCCCCACTCGCGTTCACGGTCCGGGCCCGCAGTCCGTGGTCGGCGTCCCCCGAGCCCCGTCGCATTCTGCATCAGCATCCACGGCCCGTACCGGAAGCCGGTTCCCGCACCGGTACGGAATCAGCCACCGGCCGCCGCAGGCGTCCCGCCGCAACGTCCCGGCGGACGGTTTTCATGCAGGTCAGCGGATGGGACGTCCCGCGATGACGTCACTTCCGAGGCAATAGTGGCAGGTGCCGCCGCCCGCACCGCACTCTCGTTGCCGAGCCGGTCGCCACGGTCGGTTCAACCATCGCACGCATCGGAGGGGAAAGTATGCGAGCTCTGACGAGGACAGTCGTCAGCGTCACCGCGGCCGTCGGAATCGCCGCCGGAAGCCTGGCGGGTGCGGGCACCGCCTTCGCGGACACCGCACAGACCACGAAGCCGGCGGTGAGCGCCCAGGACATCTCCGTCCTCGCGGTGAACAACCTCGGCCTGAGCAGCCAGCAGGCCAAGAACACCCAGTGTTTCCTCAGGACGGCCCCCGCGCGCTACACCGGTGCCATCGACGGACTGCTGGGCACCGAGAGCTGGAAGGCGATGCAGCGCTGGCTCAAGGAGTACTGGCGCTACAACGACAGCATCGACGGAATCGTCGGACCCAACACCATCATGGCGCTCCAGCGCATGCTGGCACACGGCTGGGACTACAACGGCGACATCGACGGGATCGCCGGATCGGGCACCAAGAGCGCCTTCAAGCGGTTCGCCAACGAGATGAGCGTCTTCTACCCCTGCTGATCCGGATCGTCGCCCGGTGAGTCGAAGACCGCGGCCCGTCCTCCCTGCGGGGGAGAGGACGGGCCGCGTGCGTGTCTTCAGGCGCTCAGAGCCGCTCGGGCGTCCGGATGCCCAGCAGGGCCATGCCCTGGTGGAGCGTCCGGGCCGTCAGGTCGCACAGGAACAGGCGGTTCTCCACCTGTTGCGGCGACTCGGCCTTCAGCACCGGGCACTTGTCGTAGAACGACGTGTACAGCGACGCCAGCTGGTACAGGTACGCCGCCAGCTTGTGCGGGGCGTACTCCGCGGCCGCCTCGAAGACCGTGTCGCCGAACGCGTCCAGGTGCAGACCGAGCGCCCGCTCCGCCGGGGCGAGTTCGAGCTCCGGGTGCGCGGCCGGCTGCGTCTCGCCCGCCTTGCGCAGGATCGACTGGATCCGGGCGTACGCGTACTGCAGGTAGACGGACGTGTCGCCGTTCAGCGAGACCATCTGGTCCAGGTCGAACTTGTAGTCCCGGCTCGGCGACGTCGACAGGTCCGCGTACTTCACGGCACCGATGCCGACCTGCGTGGCCCGCTCCTGGATCTCGTCCTCGGTGAGGTCCTGCGCCTTCTCCCGTACGACCTCGGCGGCCCGCTGCACCGCCTCGTCCAGCAGATCCTCCAGTCGTACGGTCTCGCCCTCACGCGTCTTGAACGGCTTGCCGTCCGCGCCGAGCACCGTGCCGTAGCCCATGTTGTGCGCCGTGACCTCGTCGCCGAGCCAGCCCGCCCGGCGGGCCGTCTCGAAGACCATCTTGAAGTGCAGCGACTGGCGTACGTCCACGACGTACAGCAGCGTCGTCGCGTGCAGGTCGACGACGCGGTTGCGGATCGCGGTCAGGTCGGAGGCCGCGTAGCCGAAGCCGCCGTCGGCCTTCTGCACGATCAGCGGGACCGGCTGGTCGTCCTTGCCGCGGATCTCGTCGAAGAACACCACGAGCGCGCCGTCGGAGCGCACCGCGACGCCCATCTCCTCCAGGAGGC of the Streptomyces sp. T12 genome contains:
- a CDS encoding peptidoglycan-binding protein, with the protein product MSRWAVLPAELDPRVRQLVVRLRRLKDHSGLSLRQLAARTGYSPKSWERYLGGRSLPPREAVEALARVVGEDPTRLLALHEVATEVWGNRRADTVTAKAPAPHAATAEPEILSAEATEATEATEAAEATARRSPGRSLRVALVSGAVALVLAVSTAVFLVVRLARGEQERPTAPLAATAASAAASASQSASQSAPAYTCRVERIDGRWYAGNSRTQDAILANGHAGPEVAEAQCLLRRAGISPGGIDGIFGPVTERAVKQVQKRAGLVVDGIVGPHTWKALRG
- a CDS encoding peptidoglycan-binding domain-containing protein; this encodes MRALTRTVVSVTAAVGIAAGSLAGAGTAFADTAQTTKPAVSAQDISVLAVNNLGLSSQQAKNTQCFLRTAPARYTGAIDGLLGTESWKAMQRWLKEYWRYNDSIDGIVGPNTIMALQRMLAHGWDYNGDIDGIAGSGTKSAFKRFANEMSVFYPC
- the argS gene encoding arginine--tRNA ligase, producing MTSVTSLTDQVQQRLANALSATRPEADADPLLRRSDRADFQANGILALAKKAKSNPRELATQVVGNIVTGDVIKDVEVSGPGFLNITIADKAITENLAARHADGERLGVPLKENPGITVVDYAQPNVAKEMHVGHLRSAVIGDALRSMLDFTGEKTIGRHHIGDWGTQFGMLIQHLFENPGELAPAADVDGEQAMSNLNRVYKASRAVFDSDEEFKERARKRVVALQSGDKETLELWQQFVDESKVYFYSVFEKLDMEIRDEEIVGESAYNEGMPETARLLEEMGVAVRSDGALVVFFDEIRGKDDQPVPLIVQKADGGFGYAASDLTAIRNRVVDLHATTLLYVVDVRQSLHFKMVFETARRAGWLGDEVTAHNMGYGTVLGADGKPFKTREGETVRLEDLLDEAVQRAAEVVREKAQDLTEDEIQERATQVGIGAVKYADLSTSPSRDYKFDLDQMVSLNGDTSVYLQYAYARIQSILRKAGETQPAAHPELELAPAERALGLHLDAFGDTVFEAAAEYAPHKLAAYLYQLASLYTSFYDKCPVLKAESPQQVENRLFLCDLTARTLHQGMALLGIRTPERL